A part of Sinorhizobium chiapasense genomic DNA contains:
- a CDS encoding enoyl-CoA hydratase/isomerase family protein — protein sequence MADERIRVGVEGAVAIMTVSRPEKLNAFDIDMLKALAAACDAVEANRDVRVAILTGEGKAFSAGGDIKAWGGMDAAEFGHDWVRFGHRVFERLATLRMPVIAALNGHALGGGLELAAAADIRIAERQVKIGLPETSLGMVPGWSGTQRLVARFGAQIVRRMVLGGEMFPAEEARAEGLVDAVVETGTVMAAARDYAARIASRGPAALEISKLMIASANGEDNGAAVEALGSILVAKTGDLKEGVAAFSEKREARFKGEW from the coding sequence ATGGCTGACGAACGCATTCGGGTCGGGGTCGAAGGCGCGGTCGCCATCATGACCGTGTCGAGGCCTGAAAAACTCAACGCTTTCGACATCGACATGCTGAAGGCTCTTGCCGCCGCCTGCGATGCGGTCGAGGCGAACCGCGATGTGCGCGTCGCCATCCTGACCGGGGAGGGCAAGGCCTTTTCCGCTGGCGGCGACATCAAGGCCTGGGGCGGCATGGACGCGGCCGAATTCGGCCACGACTGGGTGCGTTTCGGCCACCGCGTCTTCGAGCGGCTCGCGACGCTCCGCATGCCGGTTATCGCAGCGCTCAACGGCCATGCACTCGGCGGCGGGCTGGAACTGGCGGCGGCCGCGGACATCCGCATCGCTGAACGCCAAGTAAAGATCGGCCTTCCCGAAACGAGCCTCGGCATGGTGCCCGGCTGGTCCGGTACGCAACGCCTGGTCGCCCGCTTCGGTGCGCAGATCGTGCGCCGCATGGTGCTCGGCGGCGAGATGTTCCCGGCGGAGGAGGCGAGGGCCGAAGGGCTGGTCGACGCGGTGGTCGAGACAGGCACGGTCATGGCTGCGGCGCGGGACTATGCCGCCCGCATTGCAAGCCGCGGGCCGGCGGCGCTCGAAATATCGAAACTGATGATCGCCTCGGCGAACGGCGAGGACAACGGCGCGGCGGTCGAGGCGCTCGGCTCGATCCTCGTCGCCAAGACCGGCGATCTCAAGGAGGGCGTCGCGGCCTTCAGCGAAAAGCGCGAAGCGCGCTTCAAGGGAGAATGGTGA
- a CDS encoding acyl CoA:acetate/3-ketoacid CoA transferase yields the protein MSKHISPAEAAALIPDGAVVSVSSSSGLGCPDLMLKAIGERFDATGHPRDLTTLHPIAAGDMSGIKGVDYIARKGLLKKIIGGSYPSGPSSAEPPQIWQMIGANELAAYNIPSGILFDMHREAAAKRPGVLTKIGLDTFVDPSREGCAMNASAAAEPVVKKIAFEGEDWLYFKAIAPQVAIIRATTADERGNLTYEHEGAYLGGLDQALAARNNGGIVIAQVKRITKEGSLKPHDVRVPGVLVDYVIVDPDQKQTTQTPYDPAISGEIFRPLDSFRVPEFSIQKVIARRVAQELEAGSAVNLGFGISANVPRILLEEGLHGAVTWVIEQGAVGGVPLLDFAFGCASNADAFMPSPYQFTYFQGAGFDASLLSFLEIDRTGSVNVSKLSFRPHVTAGAGGFVDITARARKIVFSGMFNAGAKLAVADGRLVIEREGKLKKLVNAVEHVTFSGRRAVEQGQDVTYVTERCVMKLTPGGIVLTEIAPGADLQEHILDQSEFPLIVSDRLKQMDSALFNEAPLGLTLPAKAARKIAGGAHG from the coding sequence ATGAGCAAACACATTTCACCGGCGGAAGCGGCAGCCCTGATACCGGACGGCGCGGTCGTCTCGGTCTCCTCCTCAAGCGGCCTCGGCTGCCCGGACCTGATGCTGAAGGCGATCGGTGAGCGTTTCGACGCGACCGGCCACCCGCGTGACCTGACGACGCTGCATCCGATCGCAGCCGGCGACATGAGCGGGATCAAGGGTGTCGACTACATCGCCAGGAAGGGCCTTTTAAAAAAGATCATTGGCGGATCCTACCCCTCGGGTCCGTCGAGCGCCGAGCCGCCGCAGATCTGGCAGATGATCGGCGCCAACGAACTGGCGGCCTACAACATTCCGTCCGGCATTCTCTTCGACATGCATCGCGAGGCGGCGGCGAAACGGCCGGGCGTCCTGACCAAGATCGGGCTCGACACTTTCGTCGATCCGTCGCGCGAAGGCTGCGCCATGAATGCGTCCGCCGCAGCGGAGCCGGTCGTGAAGAAGATCGCGTTCGAGGGCGAGGACTGGCTCTATTTCAAGGCGATCGCGCCTCAGGTGGCGATCATCCGGGCGACGACGGCGGACGAGCGCGGCAATCTCACTTACGAGCATGAGGGCGCCTATCTCGGCGGTCTGGACCAGGCGCTCGCCGCCCGCAACAATGGCGGCATCGTGATCGCGCAGGTCAAGCGCATCACCAAGGAAGGCTCGCTGAAACCCCATGACGTGCGTGTGCCGGGCGTGCTTGTCGATTATGTGATCGTCGATCCAGACCAGAAGCAGACGACGCAGACGCCCTACGATCCCGCCATTTCAGGCGAGATTTTCCGCCCGCTCGACAGCTTCCGCGTTCCCGAATTCAGCATCCAGAAGGTGATTGCCCGCCGCGTCGCCCAGGAGCTCGAAGCGGGCAGCGCCGTCAATCTCGGCTTCGGCATTTCCGCCAATGTACCGCGGATCCTGCTGGAAGAAGGTCTGCATGGCGCCGTCACCTGGGTGATCGAGCAGGGGGCGGTCGGCGGCGTGCCGCTTCTCGATTTCGCCTTCGGCTGCGCGTCCAATGCCGACGCCTTCATGCCGTCGCCCTACCAGTTTACCTATTTCCAGGGCGCCGGTTTCGACGCGTCGCTGCTTTCATTCCTCGAAATCGACCGCACCGGCTCTGTCAACGTGTCGAAGCTCAGCTTCCGGCCGCATGTGACCGCCGGCGCCGGCGGCTTCGTCGACATCACCGCGCGGGCGAGGAAGATCGTGTTCTCGGGCATGTTCAATGCCGGCGCGAAGCTCGCGGTCGCCGACGGCAGGCTTGTTATCGAGAGGGAAGGCAAGCTGAAGAAACTCGTCAATGCGGTCGAGCACGTCACCTTCTCCGGTCGCCGGGCGGTCGAGCAGGGGCAGGACGTCACCTATGTCACCGAGCGCTGCGTGATGAAGCTGACGCCCGGGGGCATCGTGCTCACCGAAATCGCGCCCGGTGCGGACCTGCAGGAACATATCCTCGACCAGTCGGAATTTCCGCTGATCGTGTCCGACCGGCTGAAGCAGATGGATAGCGCGCTGTTCAACGAGGCGCCGCTCGGTCTGACGCTGCCGGCGAAGGCCGCGCGGAAGATTGCGGGAGGCGCGCATGGCTGA
- a CDS encoding Gfo/Idh/MocA family protein, with product MIRWGLIGASTIAHEWVIGAIRAAGGEAVSVMSSSEERGQAYAAENGIAKAVTSVADLVGDPDVDAVYISTTNELHHDQALVAIRAGKHVLCEKPLAMNLNDACEMVLTACEAGVVLGTNHHLRNAATHRAMRDAIAAGRIGRPIAARVFHAVYLPPHLQGWRLDRPEAGGGVILDITVHDADTLRFILDDDPLEAVAISHSAGMGKEGLEDGVMGVLRFRSGVIAQFHDAFTTKYAETGLEVHGTEGSLIGRNVMTQRPVGTVVLRNEEGESELPLDHHNLYEAALSAFHAAIEGKGAPSATGEDGVWSLATGLAVLKAAATGTAAAIETGL from the coding sequence ATGATTCGCTGGGGATTGATCGGTGCGAGCACGATCGCGCATGAGTGGGTGATCGGCGCCATCCGCGCCGCAGGCGGAGAGGCGGTCTCGGTGATGAGCTCCAGCGAGGAGCGCGGCCAGGCCTATGCGGCGGAAAACGGCATCGCCAAGGCAGTCACCAGCGTCGCCGACCTCGTCGGCGATCCGGATGTCGATGCCGTCTACATCTCCACCACCAATGAATTGCATCACGACCAGGCGCTGGTGGCGATCCGCGCCGGCAAGCACGTGCTCTGCGAAAAGCCGCTGGCGATGAATCTCAATGATGCCTGTGAAATGGTGCTAACGGCATGCGAGGCCGGTGTCGTGCTCGGCACGAACCACCACTTGCGCAATGCCGCGACCCATCGCGCCATGCGCGATGCGATCGCCGCCGGCAGGATCGGCCGACCGATCGCAGCGCGTGTCTTTCACGCCGTCTATCTGCCGCCGCATCTTCAGGGCTGGCGGCTCGACAGGCCGGAGGCGGGCGGCGGCGTCATCCTCGACATCACCGTGCACGACGCCGACACGCTGCGCTTCATCTTGGACGACGATCCGCTCGAGGCTGTGGCAATCAGCCATAGCGCGGGCATGGGCAAGGAGGGGCTTGAGGACGGCGTCATGGGGGTCTTACGCTTCCGCTCCGGTGTTATCGCCCAGTTCCACGATGCTTTCACGACGAAATATGCCGAGACCGGGCTCGAAGTGCATGGCACCGAAGGCTCGTTGATCGGCCGCAACGTGATGACGCAACGGCCCGTCGGTACCGTCGTGCTGCGCAATGAAGAGGGCGAGAGCGAATTGCCGCTCGACCATCACAATCTCTATGAGGCGGCGCTTTCCGCTTTCCATGCGGCAATTGAAGGCAAGGGCGCGCCCTCCGCCACCGGCGAGGACGGCGTTTGGTCGCTGGCGACCGGCCTTGCCGTGCTCAAGGCGGCGGCGACCGGCACGGCCGCGGCAATTGAAACGGGACTTTGA
- a CDS encoding LacI family DNA-binding transcriptional regulator, whose translation MAKERVTVVDIARAAGVSKSTVSLVLQGSSLVNEVTRAKVNAVIRELGYVYNRSAANLRQAKSKIIGIVVNDLTNSFFAELAVGVDAVVQSAGFVQFLANTGEKSERQREVIASMREHGVSGLIISPARGTEAADLVPLVESGIPVVLVVRDIAGAGVSSLISDNRAGALAAVRHLIARRHRRIAFLGGFADTAVFEARVRGYRDALREAGLRAEDDLVIGSAPSRAGGVTAIEQAMMLEDRPSAALCFNDAVAFGVCDGLRARRLEPGADFAVIGFDDVIEAKTAVPALTTVSVDPQGMGERAAELLLKQIKAGRAEPEAIVSPVRLVIRQSCGAAVERRVKEVSS comes from the coding sequence ATGGCAAAGGAGCGGGTGACAGTTGTCGACATTGCGCGCGCCGCCGGCGTGTCGAAGTCGACCGTGTCGCTCGTCCTGCAGGGCAGCTCGCTGGTCAACGAGGTGACGCGAGCCAAGGTGAACGCGGTGATCCGCGAGCTCGGCTATGTCTACAATCGCAGCGCCGCCAACCTGCGCCAGGCGAAATCGAAGATCATCGGCATCGTCGTCAACGACCTGACCAACAGCTTCTTTGCGGAACTCGCCGTCGGCGTCGATGCCGTCGTGCAGTCCGCGGGCTTCGTGCAATTCCTTGCCAACACCGGCGAGAAGAGCGAGCGCCAGCGCGAAGTGATCGCCTCGATGCGCGAGCATGGCGTGTCAGGGCTCATCATCTCGCCGGCACGCGGAACGGAAGCCGCCGATCTCGTGCCACTTGTCGAGAGCGGCATTCCCGTGGTGCTCGTCGTGCGCGACATCGCCGGGGCGGGCGTTTCATCGTTGATCTCGGACAATCGCGCCGGGGCGCTGGCGGCCGTCCGCCACCTGATTGCGCGCCGCCATCGCCGCATCGCCTTTCTCGGCGGCTTTGCCGATACCGCGGTCTTCGAGGCGCGCGTGCGCGGCTATCGCGACGCGCTCCGTGAGGCGGGCCTTCGCGCGGAAGATGACCTCGTCATCGGCTCCGCACCGTCGCGCGCCGGCGGCGTGACCGCGATCGAGCAGGCGATGATGCTGGAGGACCGGCCGTCCGCGGCGCTGTGCTTCAACGATGCCGTCGCCTTCGGGGTCTGCGACGGCTTGCGGGCGCGGCGGCTGGAGCCGGGCGCGGATTTTGCGGTGATCGGCTTCGATGACGTCATCGAGGCGAAGACGGCGGTGCCGGCGCTCACTACGGTCTCCGTCGATCCGCAGGGCATGGGCGAGCGTGCTGCCGAACTGCTCCTGAAGCAGATCAAGGCGGGGCGTGCGGAACCGGAGGCAATTGTCAGTCCAGTGCGGCTCGTCATTCGCCAGAGCTGTGGGGCCGCCGTCGAGCGCAGAGTGAAGGAGGTATCGTCATGA
- a CDS encoding aldehyde dehydrogenase family protein gives MTVLVRPKALGDYKVREFRMLIDGKWVDGAEGRTIERVAPGHGVTVSRYQAATKIDAERAIAAARRAFDEGSWPRMTASERSLVLLRAADIIAARADELAFLDAIESGKPINQAKGELAGAADIWRYAAALARDLSGESYNTLGDGTLGVVLREAIGVVSIITPWNFPFLIVSQKLPFALAAGCTTVVKPSELTSASTLVLGEILEAAGVPAGVVNIIVGTGSEAGAPLTSHPDVDMVSFTGSTGVGRLTMTNAAQTLKKVSLELGGKNPQIVFPDANLDEFIDAAVFGAYFNAGECCNAGSRLILHRDIADEVTAQIASLSAKVKVGDPLDPETQVGAIITPQHLEKIAGYVSAASSDGATVAHGGAALDLGMGQFMAPTILSAVKPEMAVAREEVFGPVLSVLTFETTEEAIRIANSIDYGLSAGVWSRDFDTCLTIGRRVRAGTIWLNTFMDGASELPFGGYRQSGLGRELGRHAVEDYTETKTLNMHIGQRTNWWMPR, from the coding sequence ATGACGGTTCTGGTGAGGCCCAAGGCGCTTGGCGACTACAAGGTTCGTGAATTCCGGATGCTGATCGACGGCAAGTGGGTCGATGGCGCCGAAGGCCGCACGATCGAGCGGGTGGCGCCCGGCCATGGTGTGACCGTCAGCCGCTATCAGGCGGCAACGAAGATCGATGCCGAACGCGCGATTGCGGCGGCACGGCGTGCCTTCGACGAGGGTTCCTGGCCGCGCATGACCGCGTCGGAGCGCTCGCTCGTTCTGCTGCGTGCCGCCGACATAATTGCCGCGCGCGCCGACGAGCTTGCCTTTCTGGATGCGATCGAATCGGGCAAGCCGATCAACCAGGCGAAGGGCGAACTGGCGGGAGCCGCCGATATCTGGCGCTATGCCGCAGCACTCGCCCGCGATCTTTCCGGCGAAAGCTACAATACGCTCGGCGACGGCACGCTCGGCGTCGTGCTGCGCGAGGCGATCGGCGTCGTGTCGATCATCACGCCCTGGAACTTTCCCTTCCTGATCGTCAGCCAGAAGCTGCCGTTTGCTCTTGCCGCCGGCTGCACAACGGTGGTGAAACCGTCGGAGCTCACCTCCGCCTCGACGCTCGTCCTTGGCGAGATCCTGGAGGCGGCGGGCGTGCCGGCCGGTGTCGTCAACATCATCGTCGGCACGGGATCGGAGGCCGGCGCGCCGCTGACGAGCCATCCGGACGTCGACATGGTTTCCTTCACCGGTTCGACCGGCGTCGGTCGGCTGACCATGACGAACGCCGCGCAGACCTTGAAAAAGGTTTCGCTCGAACTCGGCGGCAAAAACCCGCAGATCGTCTTCCCGGATGCCAATCTCGACGAGTTCATCGATGCCGCCGTCTTCGGCGCCTATTTCAACGCCGGCGAATGCTGCAACGCCGGCTCCCGGCTCATTCTCCATCGCGATATCGCCGACGAGGTGACGGCGCAGATCGCTAGCCTCTCGGCCAAGGTGAAGGTCGGCGACCCGCTCGATCCCGAAACGCAGGTGGGGGCGATCATCACGCCGCAGCATTTGGAAAAGATTGCCGGCTATGTTTCCGCCGCCTCCAGTGACGGCGCGACCGTCGCCCATGGCGGTGCGGCGCTCGACCTCGGCATGGGGCAGTTCATGGCGCCGACCATCCTCTCGGCCGTCAAGCCGGAAATGGCGGTCGCCCGCGAAGAGGTGTTCGGCCCGGTCCTGTCCGTCCTCACCTTCGAGACGACGGAAGAGGCGATCCGCATCGCCAACTCCATCGACTACGGGCTCTCGGCCGGCGTTTGGAGCCGCGATTTCGATACGTGTCTCACGATCGGACGGCGCGTGCGCGCCGGCACGATCTGGTTGAACACCTTCATGGACGGCGCGTCGGAGCTGCCCTTCGGCGGCTACCGGCAGTCCGGCCTCGGCCGAGAACTCGGGCGGCACGCGGTGGAGGACTACACCGAGACCAAGACCCTCAACATGCATATCGGCCAGCGCACCAACTGGTGGATGCCGCGCTGA